From the genome of Streptococcus marmotae, one region includes:
- a CDS encoding GNAT family N-acetyltransferase, whose product MVTLRLVDEENFAQVIDLSLAEEDRSFVASNLRSLADCWLYRENGDVFPYAIYADHQVVGFALIDVDEEEACYMIWRLMIDNSQQGKGYGKAAILALMEQAKAIGKYNTIRADFVKGNQKMERLLHSLGFAKFGQDEREIFTRRTLEVEK is encoded by the coding sequence ATGGTCACACTGAGATTAGTTGATGAGGAAAATTTTGCTCAGGTCATTGATTTGAGCCTGGCAGAGGAGGATAGGTCATTTGTGGCTTCTAACCTTCGCTCATTAGCAGATTGTTGGCTTTATCGGGAGAATGGTGATGTCTTTCCATATGCTATTTACGCTGATCATCAAGTCGTCGGCTTTGCCTTGATTGATGTAGATGAGGAAGAAGCCTGTTATATGATTTGGCGCCTGATGATTGATAACAGTCAGCAGGGAAAAGGATATGGGAAAGCGGCCATCTTAGCCTTAATGGAACAAGCTAAGGCGATTGGAAAATACAACACCATTCGGGCTGATTTTGTTAAGGGAAATCAGAAAATGGAACGATTGTTGCACTCGCTGGGTTTTGCGAAATTTGGCCAAGATGAGCGAGAAATCTTTACCAGACGAACTCTTGAAGTTGAAAAATAA
- a CDS encoding YSIRK-type signal peptide-containing protein (The YSIRK form of extended signal peptide directs nascent proteins to the cross-wall site, while signal peptides lacking YSIRK direct proteins instead to the cell pole. A large fraction of YSIRK proteins are surface proteins anchored by sortase-mediated processing of a C-terminal LPXTG motif.): MKKQRFSLRKLAVGVVSIGLGTAMVPAVPQLRTLEIVKADTESTNDEAARQAAIKEVEAKRDEVVAALLKLKNNDLREEQVKKILSSENYYLGNLGDETLERKDELLTLLASIQFKYELIDEVLTKWNAFYASKGIEHKLGFSDLGRLKEVDLSPNSKVRYSYPVVNRVIEPTYSLSSSFHNLIFINSDRNENNMIRDQRSAFNDLRNLEKNYDDLKEARKNIMR; encoded by the coding sequence ATGAAAAAACAAAGATTTAGCTTGAGAAAGCTAGCAGTAGGTGTTGTGTCGATTGGTCTAGGAACAGCAATGGTTCCCGCAGTTCCACAACTTAGAACGCTTGAGATTGTCAAAGCAGATACCGAGTCAACGAATGATGAGGCAGCTCGTCAAGCAGCCATAAAAGAGGTAGAAGCGAAGCGTGATGAAGTTGTAGCAGCGCTTTTAAAGTTGAAAAATAATGATTTGAGGGAAGAACAGGTTAAGAAAATTCTCTCTTCTGAAAATTATTATTTAGGTAATTTAGGAGATGAAACACTCGAGAGAAAAGACGAACTTCTAACATTATTAGCGTCAATTCAATTCAAATATGAGTTAATTGATGAAGTCTTGACCAAGTGGAATGCGTTTTATGCTAGTAAAGGCATTGAGCATAAACTAGGATTTTCGGATTTGGGAAGGTTGAAAGAAGTTGATTTGTCACCTAATTCTAAGGTACGATATAGTTACCCAGTGGTAAATAGAGTTATAGAGCCAACATATTCATTGAGTAGTTCGTTTCATAATTTAATTTTTATAAATTCAGATCGTAATGAAAATAATATGATTCGAGATCAGCGGTCAGCCTTTAATGATTTACGTAATTTGGAGAAAAATTATGACGATTTAAAAGAAGCAAGAAAAAATATAATGAGGTAG
- the purN gene encoding phosphoribosylglycinamide formyltransferase, translating to MKKIAVFASGNGSNFQVIAERFPLEFVFSDHRDAYVLERAKNLGVTAYAFELKEFENKAAYEHAIVELLDQHQVDLVVLAGYMKIVAETLLSRYEGRIINIHPAYLPEFPGAHGIEEAWNAGVAQSGVTVHWVDSGVDSGQIIRQERVPIFADDTLESFEERIHAMEYQLYPEVIRKLLS from the coding sequence ATGAAGAAAATAGCTGTGTTTGCTTCAGGGAATGGGTCTAATTTTCAAGTGATTGCGGAGCGATTTCCTCTTGAATTTGTCTTTTCAGATCACCGAGATGCCTATGTACTCGAGCGAGCCAAGAATCTTGGTGTGACAGCTTATGCCTTTGAACTCAAGGAATTTGAGAATAAAGCAGCTTATGAACATGCGATTGTGGAGCTATTAGACCAGCACCAAGTAGACTTGGTTGTCCTAGCAGGATATATGAAAATTGTGGCAGAAACCTTGCTATCTCGCTATGAGGGGCGGATAATCAACATTCATCCAGCTTATCTGCCAGAATTTCCAGGAGCTCACGGCATTGAAGAAGCCTGGAATGCAGGTGTTGCTCAATCTGGCGTGACTGTTCATTGGGTGGATTCAGGTGTTGATAGCGGTCAGATTATCAGACAAGAGCGGGTGCCGATTTTTGCAGATGATACCCTTGAGAGTTTTGAAGAGCGCATTCATGCGATGGAATACCAACTCTATCCAGAGGTGATTCGGAAGTTACTATCTTAA
- the purM gene encoding phosphoribosylformylglycinamidine cyclo-ligase yields the protein MSKNSYAASGVDVEAGYEVVERIKKHVKKTERLGVMGALGGFGGMFDLSKLSVKEPVLISGTDGVGTKLILAIQYDKHDTIGQDCVAMCVNDIVAAGAEPLYFLDYIATGKNIPEKLEQVVKGVADGCCLAGAALIGGETAEMPGMYGEDDYDLAGFAVGIAEKSQIIDGSKVVAGDVLLGLASSGIHSNGYSLVRRVFADYTGEECLPELEGKPLKEVLLEPTRIYVQTLLPLIKEGLVHGIAHITGGGFIENIPRMFGEELAAVIDESKVPVLPIFKALEKYGKIPHAEMFEIFNMGLGMVLAVAAEDVERIKELVDEEVYEIGRIIEKTNQSVVIQ from the coding sequence ATGTCAAAAAATTCATACGCAGCATCAGGTGTGGATGTGGAAGCTGGATATGAAGTAGTTGAGCGCATCAAAAAGCATGTTAAAAAGACAGAGCGTTTAGGCGTTATGGGGGCTCTCGGGGGCTTTGGAGGCATGTTTGATTTGAGTAAACTCTCGGTCAAAGAACCTGTCTTGATTTCTGGAACAGACGGAGTTGGGACTAAGCTGATTCTGGCTATTCAGTACGATAAACACGATACCATTGGTCAGGATTGTGTAGCCATGTGTGTCAATGATATTGTCGCAGCAGGAGCAGAACCGCTTTATTTCTTAGATTATATTGCGACTGGGAAAAACATCCCTGAAAAACTTGAGCAGGTCGTCAAGGGAGTTGCAGATGGTTGTTGTCTAGCAGGTGCTGCTCTTATCGGTGGAGAAACGGCTGAAATGCCTGGAATGTATGGTGAAGATGATTATGATTTAGCCGGTTTTGCCGTTGGCATTGCAGAAAAATCCCAAATCATTGACGGTTCTAAGGTCGTGGCAGGCGATGTTCTGTTAGGTCTTGCTTCCAGTGGTATTCATTCAAACGGTTACTCTCTTGTTCGCCGTGTTTTCGCAGATTATACAGGCGAGGAATGCTTGCCTGAATTAGAAGGGAAACCTCTCAAGGAAGTCTTGCTGGAACCAACACGAATCTACGTTCAGACACTTCTTCCTCTAATTAAGGAAGGTTTAGTGCATGGGATTGCTCATATTACAGGCGGTGGTTTTATCGAAAATATTCCGCGGATGTTTGGCGAAGAGCTAGCAGCTGTGATTGATGAGAGTAAGGTGCCGGTCTTACCGATTTTCAAGGCCTTGGAGAAATACGGTAAGATTCCTCATGCGGAAATGTTTGAAATCTTCAACATGGGCTTAGGAATGGTTCTTGCGGTAGCAGCAGAAGATGTGGAGCGTATCAAGGAACTTGTGGATGAGGAAGTCTATGAAATTGGCCGTATCATTGAAAAAACAAATCAAAGTGTGGTCATCCAATGA
- the purH gene encoding bifunctional phosphoribosylaminoimidazolecarboxamide formyltransferase/IMP cyclohydrolase, translated as MTKKALISVSDKTGIVAFAQELVQLGWDIISTGGTKSTLDAAGVATIAIDEVTGFPEMMDGRVKTLHPKIHGGLLARRDVNSHLEAAKSQGIDLIDLVVVNLYPFKETVIKPDVTYAEAVENIDIGGPSMLRSAAKNHASVTVVVDPADYHGVLEELQATGETSLAIRKRLAAKVFRHTAAYDSLIADYFTNQVGEEKPEKLTLTYELKQPMRYGENPQQDADFYQTALPLAYSIAASKQLNGKELSFNNIRDADAAIRIIRDFQDRPTVVALKHMNPCGIGQADDLETAWDYAYASDPVSIFGGIVVLNREVDATTAEKMHPIFLEIIIAPSYTPEALEILTHKKKNLRILELDFSQHLASTAEKEVTGVLGGLLIQDQDVVAESPSDWTVVTKRQPSSEEQTALEFAWKSIKYVKSNGIIITNDHMVLGVGPGQTNRVASVKIAIEQAKDRLEGAVLASDAFFPFADNIEEIAAAGIKAIIQPGGSVRDQESIAAADKHGLTMIFTDVRHFRH; from the coding sequence ATGACAAAAAAAGCCTTGATTAGTGTATCGGATAAGACAGGCATTGTAGCATTTGCACAGGAATTAGTCCAATTGGGCTGGGACATTATCTCAACTGGCGGAACCAAGTCAACCTTAGATGCGGCAGGTGTAGCAACGATTGCAATCGATGAGGTGACAGGATTTCCAGAGATGATGGATGGGCGGGTGAAAACCCTCCACCCTAAGATTCATGGGGGACTTTTAGCGAGACGAGATGTAAATAGTCACCTAGAAGCGGCAAAATCACAGGGGATTGACTTGATTGACCTAGTAGTGGTCAATCTGTATCCCTTCAAAGAAACGGTTATAAAGCCTGATGTCACCTATGCGGAAGCGGTAGAAAATATTGATATTGGTGGACCTTCTATGCTTCGCTCAGCTGCCAAAAACCATGCCAGCGTAACTGTGGTCGTTGATCCAGCAGATTATCACGGGGTACTGGAGGAATTGCAAGCAACAGGTGAGACCAGTCTTGCCATCCGCAAACGCTTAGCAGCTAAGGTTTTCCGCCATACCGCAGCCTATGATTCTCTGATTGCAGACTACTTTACTAATCAAGTCGGAGAAGAAAAGCCAGAAAAGCTTACTCTGACCTACGAACTTAAACAACCGATGCGCTACGGTGAAAATCCGCAACAGGATGCGGACTTCTATCAAACAGCCCTGCCTCTTGCTTACTCGATTGCAGCTAGCAAGCAACTGAACGGCAAAGAGCTGTCCTTTAATAATATTCGAGATGCCGATGCAGCCATTCGTATTATCCGTGATTTTCAGGATCGCCCAACCGTTGTAGCCCTCAAACACATGAATCCATGTGGTATTGGGCAGGCAGATGATCTTGAAACAGCTTGGGATTATGCGTATGCGTCAGATCCTGTGTCGATTTTTGGTGGCATTGTCGTCTTGAACCGTGAGGTAGATGCGACAACTGCTGAAAAAATGCACCCGATTTTCCTTGAAATCATCATCGCACCAAGTTATACCCCAGAAGCCTTGGAGATTTTGACCCATAAAAAGAAAAATCTTCGAATTCTGGAGCTTGATTTTAGCCAGCACCTAGCCAGTACAGCTGAAAAAGAAGTGACTGGTGTGCTGGGGGGCCTCCTTATCCAAGATCAAGATGTTGTAGCAGAAAGCCCAAGCGACTGGACGGTTGTCACCAAGCGTCAGCCGAGTTCTGAAGAGCAAACAGCCCTTGAATTTGCTTGGAAGTCCATCAAATATGTCAAGTCAAACGGCATTATCATCACAAATGACCATATGGTGCTAGGCGTTGGCCCTGGGCAAACCAATCGTGTGGCTTCCGTTAAAATTGCCATTGAACAAGCAAAAGACCGCCTAGAGGGAGCCGTTCTTGCTAGTGACGCTTTCTTCCCATTTGCAGATAATATCGAAGAAATCGCAGCAGCTGGTATCAAGGCTATTATCCAACCCGGGGGTTCCGTCCGTGACCAAGAATCCATTGCAGCAGCAGATAAACATGGCCTCACCATGATTTTCACCGATGTCCGACATTTTAGGCACTGA
- a CDS encoding GBS Bsp-like repeat-containing protein, with product MKKYSTVFLSSAMLLASLTYAPKVHAYSSYGRWYNANQNNQASSTPVTPSTSSQETQPTQPSQPSQPNQETPSPAIDPTIVQQPLSTQVDGQEVSVFYNRTDSQRGSVIMYAIWSEANGQDDLQWHTAGESITTISLKNPKNYGTYLIHSYIMVNNRLTFLEESKFVLDRPHFLPENQGNSLDKEKQSEQNPSEEKPDKPKETPQTTPPAVSASVSKPGFIDIQVEHVPNTVTEVKIPVWSINNGQDDIIWYNATRNADGTYGLQVDLKRHKLDTGNYAIHVYGKEASSSLKILTHTQISIEKEQLPVNPDPKLAITALNPANGTYQVQVTPQVGGKSIKKVDVATWSTDNQSNLKWRVASYQDGVYTTNVNFSEHQSINGFYHNHVYITYGDGSRLGYATEKVDLTNARAAVKVTTTFSSQGNFRVTLDNIYGGGNVSYAVWSDENGQDDLRWYAATKAGDKTYTGDIPLHFHKGTGKYHLHVYQNGKGLIPSTFQVTTSQLPAPKPIIRTEPNTYPVGQCTWGAKELAPWIPNYLGHAKYWASNARAQGFEVGTTPRVGAVAVWTDGQFGHVGVVTAVESPTRIRLKESNFNGHQYVGDFRGWFNPVAGGIASYIYPQ from the coding sequence ATGAAAAAATATTCAACAGTATTTCTATCGTCTGCTATGCTTCTTGCGAGCCTAACCTATGCACCAAAAGTACATGCCTATTCATCCTATGGACGTTGGTACAATGCCAATCAGAACAATCAAGCTAGTTCTACACCCGTGACACCATCAACGTCAAGCCAAGAGACTCAGCCGACTCAGCCGAGTCAACCAAGTCAACCTAACCAAGAGACACCTTCTCCAGCAATTGATCCGACTATCGTCCAGCAACCTCTATCTACACAGGTCGATGGGCAGGAAGTATCGGTTTTTTACAATCGAACAGATAGTCAACGCGGCAGCGTGATCATGTATGCTATCTGGTCTGAAGCAAATGGCCAGGATGATTTACAATGGCATACCGCTGGAGAAAGCATCACAACTATTTCGCTCAAAAATCCGAAAAATTACGGTACCTACCTTATTCATTCCTATATTATGGTGAACAATCGTCTAACATTTTTGGAAGAAAGTAAATTTGTACTTGACAGACCTCACTTTCTACCTGAAAATCAAGGCAATTCACTAGATAAAGAAAAACAATCTGAGCAAAATCCATCCGAAGAGAAACCAGATAAACCCAAAGAGACTCCTCAAACAACTCCACCAGCTGTTTCAGCAAGTGTTTCTAAACCAGGATTTATCGATATACAGGTCGAACATGTCCCAAATACCGTAACCGAAGTAAAAATTCCGGTTTGGTCTATCAATAATGGTCAGGATGATATTATTTGGTACAATGCTACTCGTAACGCTGATGGAACGTATGGCTTACAAGTTGATTTAAAACGTCATAAACTAGACACTGGAAATTATGCTATCCATGTCTATGGTAAGGAGGCAAGCTCTTCCTTAAAAATCCTGACACATACTCAAATTTCTATTGAAAAAGAGCAACTTCCTGTTAATCCAGATCCTAAGCTCGCCATTACGGCCCTAAACCCAGCAAACGGCACCTACCAAGTGCAGGTCACACCACAAGTTGGAGGAAAATCCATCAAAAAAGTGGATGTCGCAACCTGGTCTACCGACAATCAAAGCAACCTCAAATGGCGTGTTGCCTCTTATCAAGATGGAGTTTATACGACCAATGTTAACTTCTCTGAGCATCAGAGTATCAATGGATTCTACCACAATCATGTCTATATTACCTATGGCGACGGAAGTCGATTGGGGTATGCCACTGAGAAAGTCGATTTGACCAATGCCCGCGCCGCTGTAAAAGTTACCACAACATTTAGCTCTCAAGGAAATTTCCGGGTCACACTCGACAATATTTATGGTGGCGGAAATGTTAGCTATGCCGTTTGGTCAGATGAAAACGGGCAAGATGATCTTCGCTGGTATGCAGCTACTAAAGCTGGAGATAAGACCTATACTGGAGATATTCCACTCCATTTCCACAAGGGTACAGGAAAATACCATCTCCATGTCTATCAAAATGGAAAAGGATTGATTCCATCTACCTTCCAAGTAACTACCTCTCAGCTCCCTGCACCTAAGCCTATCATCCGAACAGAGCCAAATACCTACCCTGTCGGCCAATGTACATGGGGAGCAAAAGAGCTTGCACCATGGATTCCTAACTACCTTGGCCATGCAAAATATTGGGCAAGCAATGCCAGAGCTCAGGGATTTGAAGTCGGTACAACTCCTCGTGTCGGAGCTGTTGCTGTTTGGACAGATGGTCAATTTGGACATGTCGGTGTCGTTACTGCTGTAGAAAGTCCAACCCGTATCCGCCTTAAAGAATCAAACTTTAATGGGCATCAATATGTGGGTGATTTCCGCGGTTGGTTTAATCCTGTCGCAGGGGGAATTGCATCCTATATCTATCCACAATAA